The following coding sequences lie in one Sesamum indicum cultivar Zhongzhi No. 13 linkage group LG9, S_indicum_v1.0, whole genome shotgun sequence genomic window:
- the LOC105171256 gene encoding protein MIZU-KUSSEI 1 produces MGDAPGPSNPPPPPPPPPTALTLVQPSTKKRSKPSKVFRVFRNVFRSFPIITPACKFPSLPSGRLPDSKVIAGARITGTLFGYRKGRVSLSIQENSRTLPTLVVELAMQTHILQKEMSLGMVRIALECDKRDDKDKTELMEEPLWSMFCNGKKIGYGVKREASEEDLHVMEVLKAVSMGAGVLPGRSEVEGPDGELAYMRAHFDRVVGSRDSETLYMLSPDGNNGPELSIFFVRV; encoded by the coding sequence ATGGGAGATGCGCCAGGGCCGTCCAAtcctccgccgccgccgccgccgccccCAACAGCTCTCACCCTCGTTCAGCCCTCCACCAAGAAGAGAAGCAAGCCCAGCAAAGTATTCCGCGTTTTCCGGAACGTCTTCCGGTCGTTCCCCATCATCACACCCGCCTGCAAGTTCCCCTCCCTTCCCAGCGGCCGCCTGCCCGATAGCAAAGTCATAGCCGGCGCCCGGATCACCGGCACGCTCTTTGGGTACAGGAAAGGCCGCGTCAGCCTGTCGATCCAGGAGAACTCCCGCACCCTGCCCACGTTGGTGGTGGAGCTCGCCATGCAAACCCACATTCTGCAGAAGGAAATGAGCTTGGGCATGGTGAGGATCGCCCTGGAATGCGACAAGCGAGACGACAAGGACAAGACGGAACTGATGGAGGAGCCGCTGTGGTCGATGTTTTGCAACGGAAAGAAGATAGGGTACGGAGTGAAAAGGGAGGCATCGGAGGAGGATTTGCACGTGATGGAGGTGCTGAAGGCGGTATCCATGGGCGCCGGAGTTCTGCCAGGGCGGTCGGAGGTGGAGGGGCCTGACGGGGAGTTGGCGTACATGCGGGCGCACTTTGATAGGGTTGTAGGGTCAAGGGATTCGGAGACTCTGTATATGTTGAGCCCGGATGGGAATAATGGACCTGAATTGAGTATTTTCTTTGTACGAGTATGA